The following coding sequences are from one Triticum aestivum cultivar Chinese Spring chromosome 5A, IWGSC CS RefSeq v2.1, whole genome shotgun sequence window:
- the LOC123101348 gene encoding putative protease Do-like 14, with amino-acid sequence MASPTPPAATDATAGAGAGAEMPPKDEDAAIRLRRSLFGSDEELEQEPESPSSSGEDSGASDSSEDDFTEEGLRARDAVLSVAKSVVALAASVDGDPSSTFACTGTVVAREGLAAWIMTSATLIRKHDSGTEVHELSSVKIEVLLPNKKVVKGQLLMYDLHYNVAIVSVECEADLLVAVLADLPGSYFLTPTPVVSVAWKFESGSLQLKRGETFRAVSELDCNELMVCTCQMEPQRQNKDNSIQYITTIFIGGLLIDLEGRIVGMNFIDENKTPFLPVQLVGRCLKHFRKFGRIKQPFLGIRGRGLHMLELKDLEKICHKYHKPPSGILVEKIPEVSSANCGGIEAGDIINKLDGVVLHSPAQLTTMLLDTMEVAVNMQPVVLQATVLRPRDGTTFVANLKVVECPHGECHMLLKNRWRLPPPKEYWWGPSEWHDYSD; translated from the exons ATGGCGTCGCCAACCCCACCGGCCGCGACGGACGCcaccgccggagccggagccggagcggaGATGCCACCCAAGGACGAAGACGCAG CAATTCGCCTTCGCCGCAGCCTGTTCGGCAGCGACGAGGAGTTGGAGCAGGAGCCGGAGTCGCCCTCGTCGTCCGGCGAGGACTCCGGTGCCAGCGACAGCTCCGAGGACGATTTCACGGAGGAGGGCTTGAGGGCGAGGGACGCGGTGCTGAGCGTGGCCAAGTccgtcgtcgccctcgccgccTCCGTCG ATGGAGATCCCTCGTCCACCTTCGCCTGCACGGGCACCGTGGTCGCTCGCGAGGGCCTTGCGGCCTGGATCATGACCTCTGCAACTCTGATCAGGAAGCACGACAGCGGCACCGAGGTCCATGAACTTTCCAGTGTGAAG ATTGAGGTGCTCCTGCCTAACAAAAAGGTTGTCAAGGGGCAGTTGCTGATGTACGATTTGCACTATAATGTCGCCATCGTTTCCGTCGAGTGCGAAGCTGATCTCCTCGTGGCGGTGCTCGCCGACCTCCCGGGCTCCTACTTCCTGACACCTACTCCAGTCGTTTCGGTTGCCTGGAAATTTGAGTCTGGAAGTTTGCAGCTGAAACGTGGGGAGACATTCCGTGCAGTTAGCGAGTTAGATTGCAATGAACTTATGGTCTGCACTTGTCAAATGGAGCCTCAGAGGCAAAACAAGGATAACAGCATTCAGTATATTACGACG ATTTTCATTGGGGGTCTTCTGATTGATTTGGAAGGAAGAATTGTTGGTATGAATTTCATAGACGAGAATAAAACTCCCTTTTTGCCTGTCCAGCTTGTTGGGAGATGCCTGAAACATTTCAGAAAGTTTGG GCGAATCAAACAACCATTTCTAGGAATAAGGGGCCGGGGGCTTCACATGTTGGAATTAAAGGACTTGGAGAAAATATGCCACAAGTACCATAAGCCACCTTCTGGAATTCTGGTGGAGAAG ATTCCTGAAGTATCATCTGCAAATTGTGGAGGCATTGAGGCTGGTGATATCATTAATAAACTTGATGGAGTTGTTTTGCACTCTCCAGCACAG CTTACAACAATGCTTCTAGACACAATGGAGGTTGCAGTGAATATGCAGCCAGTCGTCCTCCAG GCGACTGTCTTGAGACCCAGGGATGGTACAACATTTGTTGCAAACCTAAAAGTAGTGGAATGCCCCCATGGTGAATGCCATATGTTGCTCAAAAACAG ATGGAGACTGCCACCGCCAAAAGAGTATTGGTGGGGGCCAAGTGAATGGCATGATTACTCCGACTAA